The following are encoded in a window of bacterium genomic DNA:
- a CDS encoding YebC/PmpR family DNA-binding transcriptional regulator, which yields MSGHSKWSTIKRKKGAADAARGRLFTRLIKEISVAARMGGGDIDANPRLRTAVDKAKANSMPKDNIERAIKKGTGELEGAAYEEFTYEGYGPAGVAVMIECLSDNRNRTTADVRHAFTKFGGNLGENGCVAYLFDKKGIFNFDKESVNEEALMEAAIDAGAEDVRDDGDVFMVVTDPGAFDDVKAALAAKGFADPEAEVTRIPQNSILLTGKSADTVLKLIDALEENEDVQNVYANFDIPDDEMKALG from the coding sequence ATGTCCGGTCATTCGAAGTGGAGCACCATCAAGCGCAAGAAGGGCGCGGCCGACGCGGCGCGCGGCCGGCTCTTCACGCGGCTGATCAAGGAAATTTCCGTCGCGGCGCGCATGGGCGGCGGCGACATCGACGCCAATCCGCGCCTGCGCACCGCCGTGGACAAGGCCAAGGCGAACTCGATGCCGAAAGACAACATCGAGCGCGCGATCAAAAAGGGCACCGGCGAGCTCGAGGGCGCGGCGTATGAGGAATTCACCTACGAGGGCTACGGCCCCGCCGGCGTCGCGGTCATGATCGAGTGCCTTTCCGATAACCGGAACCGTACGACCGCCGACGTGCGCCACGCCTTCACGAAATTCGGCGGCAACCTCGGCGAAAACGGGTGCGTCGCGTATCTGTTCGACAAGAAAGGGATCTTCAACTTCGACAAGGAATCGGTGAACGAAGAGGCGCTGATGGAGGCCGCCATCGACGCCGGCGCCGAGGACGTGCGCGACGACGGCGACGTCTTCATGGTTGTCACCGATCCCGGCGCGTTCGACGACGTGAAAGCCGCGCTTGCCGCCAAGGGGTTCGCGGACCCCGAGGCCGAGGTGACGCGAATTCCGCAAAACTCCATTCTGCTTACCGGAAAGTCCGCGGACACCGTGCTCAAGCTCATCGACGCGCTCGAGGAAAACGAGGACGTGCAGAACGTGTACGCCAACTTCGACATCCCCGACGACGAGATGAAGGCGCTGGGTTGA